Sequence from the Zeugodacus cucurbitae isolate PBARC_wt_2022May chromosome 2, idZeuCucr1.2, whole genome shotgun sequence genome:
TTAATCTTGTGTAATTCGCAGAAATTGCATGcatataattatacatacatacacattttatttactctgctatacatatatacattagattTAATGacttttgtgtaaatattttttcgctgaatatatttatttatagtttttatgtgcaaccaataaaaaaaaacaataaaaaacactaaaatcaataataaacgTTTTTTTCTGTTATccagtgtttttttatttaagaatataaaatttgtttgaatatattttttaaacttggaTATGATAAAAGATAAAATTTTAACTACATTTTTTGAAAAGATTTAAATGTACCTTATAGTAAATGCAcccatgaaaaataatattgcattaaacacacataaatatgtacatatatacaatattatttaacGGAACATTTTACCTTTAATTAACGCAAATTTAAAGGAAATcaagttttaataaatatttcgaataaaatgatttttaattttatttttatttaagttgaaTGCTTTTAATAAGTAATTGTGCATGCATACCAAGGTATTCAACAACTTCAGCAAAATAATTGAGAACCAACAACATAAAAATTgataatactatatatacatatgtgtatacagTTATATCTGtaagaatttttaattcaattacatTTTCTTACGATAGCATATTCAGTAAATTCATACAACAAAGTAAGTAAAGTAACCACTATCGTATCGCTGCacttattttatgtaaatttgtaattatatttgcattaaatCGTTGAATTTGTATtgcgaaatttattaaaataaatatatttaagatctaaatgtatacaaatgatgtttggaaaattaaatttcactttagacttgttttatttaagcCATGAATTACGGGGTTAAGTGTGTTGAGAAGTAACAAAATGAGAAGCAGAAGCAGATGTGTGtggtgatgtatgtatgtgtgtgttttacaAGTACAGTTGCAGTAACCGTAAACCCTCGGCAcgtactgaaaaaaaaatatcttgtaTACAACCTTTTGCAAAATGTTGCTGGCAACATGAAGTTTGAAACATCTTTCCTAGCAATATGAGTCTATTGGAAACATTTGATAATTTGCTAAAAGTTGAAGCTTAATTGAtggtctacttttaggcgccttCTTTAAATAGATTTTGATGCTGATAGCTAATGTGTGTTCATTTTCAGAATATTTACTTAATGTCTAAAATTATCCAcagtaaatattattacatgCAGAGTGTGCATAAAAACTGGAACTCTCTCTCTATTTTGTATCTGGTATCATGAGGTTAAAGTCTGCAGAaacaacgtcagcttacacagccgtattagttttgcggggataccaaattcatcgcggcataaaggcagctttaaagtcgacaaagagatggtgtgtgtcgatcctattttcaagggtcttctccaaaatttggcgcatggtgaatatctggtctgttgttgattttccaggtctaaagccacactgataaggtccaatcagtttgttgacggtgggctttaggctttcacacagtacgctcgaaaagaaccttatacgcgatgttgaggaggcttatcccacggtaattggcgcaaaaagggtctccctttttgtgtattgggcagagtacactgagattccaatcgtcaggcatgctttcttccgaccatattctgcaaagaagctgattcaGGCACCTTagcagctcttcgccgccgtatttgaatagctcggccggtaatccatcggccttcgccaccttattgttcttctgccattcagcaggctgccatcccacaaactcagtatactctggtcatcaataactagatcacctctgggggtcctacaggagtgttcTCCGGTCtagaaaccttcagttagtcgccggatcttttcgtaaaattttcgagcattacccctgtcggccagcttgtcaagctcttcatacttacgcatttcggcctctttctttttttgtctgcaaatgcgtctcccttccctcttcagctctctgTATCTTTCctatcccgctcgtgttgcggtcgatcgcaacattgcgaggtaggcagtctgttttctctccactgcgagacgacaatccccatcataccaactgtttttttgacttttccgaaagccaatggtttcggttgcagctgtacgtaaggagtttgacatgccgtcccacagctcccttataccgagatgctgatgagtgctctccgggTGCGTATCCTAGCTGcaacaagatagtggtccgagtcgatgttgggaccacgaatcGTACGCATATCAAatacactggagacatgtcgtccatctatcacaacattatcgatctggttgcgagtgattcgatccggggacagccaagtagcttgatggattttcttagtctggaatctagtactacagacgaccatatttcgggccccggcgaagtcgatcagcctcagaccgtttggcgatgtttcgtcatggaggttgaattttccgactgttgtaccAAAAACACCTTCCTTACCCACCcaagcgttgaaatcgccaagcacgattttgacatcgtggcgggggcagcgctcataggtacgttctaggcgctcatagaaggtatctttgatcacttcgtccttctcttccgtcgggacgtgggcgcaaatcagcgatatgttgaagaacctcgctttgatgcggattgtggctagacgtgttcatccaccggagtgaatgccaggactcgacgacggagtctctctcccaccacgaatcccacacctaGTTTGCgctatatggccgctgtagtagatgtcacaaggacccaccttcttccgtccttgtcccgttcatcgcatttcttggattgcggtgatgtcagcctttactcttacgaggacatcaaccagctggacagaggcaccttcgcaattaagggtccggacattccagatgcatgcccttaattcgtagtcctttaaacgtttgcagtggtcgtcatcaaaattggggtatTTATGTGgtaggtcccaaaccctacgcacaaccgcataagcgggtttcgccttctcactttaactcgcctccaaacgtatgtctgttggctacccagaggatacttggtctaagaccggaagtcgtgagctgcttgagccacatgtaaaagaatcattcctggccactcccaatcagaaactttcctcacttacgtgaacttctacatgtGACTCCTCCTGCAGATACCCATACTAaagtataaatgaaaattgttggttTTTATGTaacgttatatatatttttcaaagttaGAGCCTTAAGATTACCGAACATTAAATTATtcacttcaaaatccattaatttactttaaaatcaCTACTACTTATGCTATTTACGATACAAGAGATAGTAAtaaaatcactcatacgccatgttggCAATTTCGGTTTAATAAGACAATTGCAATATATTTAACTGAAACTTCTTGTTCTTAACAGCTCTTGAGCCTTTGTTAGCTTCCAAAGCTTCACAAAATGTATATGATAGATGTATTTCTTTGTATCATGGAATACTTTAATATTGTTAAACCTGGAAATTGTGAACAAAATTTACCGCTTATTCAACTTAAAGTACTGCCACAAACGAGATATATGATATTTATGACGTTCGTAAGTACACCAACTGAGCCCAAGTCGAGCTCACACAAAATCTATTGCCCAGTTATAAATCTTATTACTAAATATTCTTCCGAATTAATGGTGTTAGGCAAACCAAATTGACACTGCAATGGTGATAGAGTTTTTATCACCCACACATATCTGTTCACTCCCATTTTCCAACCGACACTAACCAAGCAGATTTAAAGCCGCAGATAGTTGACCATCTGCAAGCCTGTAGCCGTATCCCATTCACGTGATTCGGCGAATTTATACTCGCATAGCCATTTGTTCTCCATTTCGTCGTAGCGTGCGATAGCCTCACCGGAAACACTGTACAATTTATTGTCCACgacaaaaatttcataaaactcGCGCTCCTCCCAAAAATTGATGACATCCCAGCGATTGGCGCGCAAGTCGAACCGTTCCATACAGCTGCCGAGTCCctcacaacaataaatattcgaACCGATAGCCGCGCTGGAGCAATAGCTATTCACCTCACGCATGGCGGGCATCTCCTGCCACTGGCCGACGCGCGGATCGTAGCGCTCCACTGAGAAAAGTGATCGATGATCGGTCTCACCACCCATCACATAGAGCGTATTATCTGTTGAAAAAACAAAGTCATTATGTGAAATTACTTTTGTTATACACACCACTCACCGCACACCACGGCGCCCATTGCGTTGCGCTTCGCCAGCATATTCTCACGAAAGGTCGCTTTGTTAGTGACCAAATTCAAACACTCCACCGAACACGTGGCGCCTTGCAACGTATTGCCGCCGAGCGCATACAAACAGCCATTCAAAATGACCGAGCGGTGGTGCGAACGCTCCATCAGCAACGGGTGCAGCTCGTGCCACTGATCGCGATAGATGTTGTAGTAGAAACACTCGCGTGTGCTGCGACCCACACTGCCGCCTTGagcatatagaatatttttgtgTGCCGTCAAACTGACGGCGAAAGCTGGACGTGGCAGTGGCTGCAGCTGCGTCGCCTCGTCGAATGACAAATTGAAACGTTGTAGATCCGGTTTGCGGCCCATTTTGTCCAACATAAAGATATGCCACTCCATGCTGTCGGCGCTGTGCAGAACGTCGCGCAGCCAACTTTGGCTATCCGCGCTCTGTTTGAGAACGGACAGTGAGCGTGCCACTTCTGAAGTTACACAAGCCGGGTGTATGTAACGCAGTAGTGGCGCCAAGTGGACTGCGCGCTCGGTCGGTCTATGTTCAGCCCAGCGCGTCAAGCCGCATAGCACAGCATCGTCGGAATGAACGTAGAGCGCATCGTTAGCCAATATGTTACTGAGCTGCAATGGAAAAAATGGTTTGGTATTATGGATCTGCGAATAGCACGTGCACATTTACCTCCGAATATGACATATCCAAGAACTCCTCACTCTGCACAACCTCTTTAAAATGGGTTATGATATACTGACAAGCTGAATCCAGCAATGTGAAATTATTTTGCTTCTCTGAAAGTGAAAacgatataaaatatatgtagtataacgCAGCAACTCCAGTCACCTGCAAAATGCTTAAAACCCAGACAATTATCAGCGTCCAACTGCGCGCACATATATTCCGTACACAAGTCCATCAAATGCTCCAGCTGCAGAAAGGCCGCAGTCTCCAGCAACTGCTGAACACAGTCAACATAATTATTCAGGTGGCCTGTGTAGATGAAGTCCACCGCCAACTCCAAGCAACGCGGATCCATTTCGTGTATGTGCACTTCGCGCTGTGAACTCTCCGGAAAGTTGCCACCGAACATCGCTTGGAAGTAGGGACTCGCAGCTGCGAGTATATTGCGATGGGCCATAATGCGCAGATCGCCACATATCAGGGAAATATCAATATACTGGAAATATGGAATTTAAAAAGGATTAAACCTCTTTATTGAAACGTAGTAGAATTAAGGCGTGGCGCTAGTCAATTAACCATGCACCCAATAAGGCTTCCATCCGCGCCACTTCTCCACCATTCTAATGACACACATTACCTGCTCGCTTTTGCGAAACTCATTAAGCTGCACCAGTAGCGTTTCGGCGTGCTCATTTTGCAACGACTTTGCTGCCGCTAGGCGTCCGGTACCGCCATTGCCGCCGCCACCGCTGCTGCTCATTTTCCACAACACACTGTGACCTCGTCTTCCGGCGCTGAATATGCTGCGACCGTTATTACGGTTacttgtgctgttgttgttataggtATTGCTACAAATATTGCTTACGCCGAATTTCGCTCTGATTATTCGATTTAATTAGctgcatttatttttcaattttgcgcACAAATTTTTCACTGACCACATTTTTCGTCGTTCTCTTTACTGCTGTTGCTCAATTCAATCCAATTGCAGACTTCTTTGTTTTGCCAGCGTCTGCCTTCGTTGCTTTGTTATTAATGGTGGTTGCGCACATTATTATCTAATACTTACACACTTCCACCGTCACATGAAATGCCAAAATATTCGAGCCTGCGCACTGCCGTCCAAATCAGTGTATCTTGCTCGCATATGTAGAATGACATGCGAATAGAGTGTGAAGATAAACAAGCCAACAGCTGTTGCTTTCCCAACGACCTTCTTTAGCGgcaaatttaatgacaacacAATTTGTTGATAACACGTCCTTGTTAAGATAACAGAGTTACATTTTAACGGTGTCAGTCTGCCTATCTGGCGACATTTACGATTATGTATTATATTCCCGGATTTTATGGAAGGATTTTGCTAAAAACTGCAACTAAAATGTGTGCAACATTCAGAGTGTTTAAGATTTAATGTACTCGAAAACTTTCCGATATAATTATCTGCACTGAACTCATCTTCAGCCGAGGATCAACTGAAACTACATCTGTTTCATAGAAACCCTGGCCTGATACGGAAGCATTAGACTAATTGTGTCTGTCTGACCTTTCACTCAGCGACAActggtttttgttttgtaaaaagaatttccCACACATATTTTGCTGCTTTTGTGACAGTTCTTAGCCGAATTTAAATACTGGACCGTAACGTTAACGTAGTGTGAATATCAGTTAACTCAGttgctatttaaataaataaattgtccttaaaatttatattttttttgttttattttattatttttttacatcttATAAGttaacaaatattcaaatttcacatatttttagttTGAAATGTTGTGATTTCCAAATCATTATTTTGCTTTTCTGCTTTCGATTTCACTCAATCCAACGAATGTCCTTTCACATATATatgagtaaatacatacataaagtgataaattagttaaattattaataattacataGCACAATGtagtacatataaatttacaatGAGCATTACatcgtatttattttgtgtggtTTTTGTTCGTTTTGGTGTAGAAATCGAAAAGTGGTACATACAGTGTGTGTTTTTTACTGTTGTTGGCTTCGAATAGCACACGAAATTcactacattaaaaaaattcagcttcaaaaataaagcaaattgcAACTAAacgctaaatacatacatacataaattaaacaaattttacatatttcttttttcttatttgaaaatacaaaaacaacaccaatAGAATTCAAGCAACGCCTGACAACGGTCCACATCATTGCTGCTGtccgtgtgagtgtgtgttggtgCAGGTGGCTATATGTGTTTGTGCCATGATTATTAACTGTTTACTCGCTTTCTTTACCACACCTCACACTTCTGCACTGGGTTCATGCGGGATCCTTCGGGGCAATTGAAGTCGCGCGCAAAGTCCTTCATATTACTGAATGTGCCCATGACGCGGAATTGCGAGGGCGAGTGCACGCCGGTCGTGATGCGCATTTTGAGCGTTTCTAAACAAAAGAAAAGGGTCGGAAGTAAATTTCAGTTAAcgttttaaaatgtaaattgtatttaatgtacGCACCTTTGCGGTATTTGGCACACCATGTTTGACCAGCAGAGATCCAGAACATCTGTTCGGGGGTGTAGTCCAAACCGGGCAATTTCGGCTCAGGTCCATTCTTTTCCACCCACTGACGATACGCACGATACGATTCTTTCACACCACCATTGTCGGCAATATTCTCACCCTGCGTATTGACGCCATTCAactggaaataaataaacaaagtggagtttttaattattatcaatCAGAGGCTTATTTGCAAAACAAAAGAATTGAGCCATCTAGTCTAAATCTAATGttgcttaatttaaaaaaaaaaaaacaaacgtatCGTATCAAATCAGATATTCCTACGTTTTCCTACATAATTTCTGATTTCTGATAAGCATTTGCTTTCCCATTTCTTACATTCAAGCCAGTTTGTCCATCCGTAAAATTTCCGTATTGTTCAATAATACATTTTGCCTTGTCCAAATAGGCCTTCTGGGTATCCTCTGCCCACCAGTCCAACAAGTTGCCCTGCAAGTCGAAACGACGTCCCTGATCATCGAAACCGTGCGTAATCTCATGGCCAATAACGAAACCGATGGCACCGTAGTTCATGTACTTGGGGCGGGCAGCATGGAAGAAGTGTCCTTGCAGAATACCAGCGGGGAATTCTAAAGGAACGAAAGCACAAATTTAGCAACGAGATAGTCCCCTTATATCTAGTACAAGAACTTACGTATACTGTTCTCGATCGATGAATAGTAGGCATTCACAACCGCTGGACGTGCGTGACGCATCCAATCCGTCTTGTTCACTGGCAAGCGCAGCTTGTTGAACGAGTAATCTGTACCGAAGACATTCATGTTCAGGAAGGACTCAAAGTATTTGCTTGAATCAATATCCAAATTGCGATAGTATTCCTCCAATTTCGAATTATCCAACATCTCGTCGGGATAGCCAATGTGTGTAGTCATGGCATACAATTTCTTCTTAGCCTCCTTCTTGGTAACCTCGTCCATCCAGTCAACCTCGCTGAGTATATTGTCGAAGACACCGCGTATTTGATGCACCATATCCAATGCAATAGCCTTGGAGTCTTGCTTGAAATGTTTGCGCACATACAGCGAACCGACGGCAATGGCCAAGCTATTAAGCCCCAATATGAAGAAGTGAACGGAGGAGTGAGGACAATGTTCACAAAAAATCGGCGCATAAGGTTcaaaaaatggtaaacaaatggtgGCACGAGTGTGGGGGAATGTGGAATGCATGGTTTGACGTGAGTTATGTGAATCGAACATCATTATGGTCCCATAATAAGCGATATACGAACGATGTGTCATGAGTAAATATGTTGTGGAACGCATATATGCACGATGAGAAACGAATACGAGTATAATAAACGATGTATCAACGATAAGGAACGATGATATACGATGAGTAGCGATGTGACCACAAGCACGTTGTTCAAATGTTTTATGAATTGGacataaaaaagaataataaagtttaatgattaattattaatcatgttaatcaaataaatatgcataaaaagataaataaaaaactaaatatttagacTTTTAAATTCTTCTACTGAGTATGTACGTGTGTTCTTCAATGAAAGCAATCGAATATAAGTGTGTACTGTTAGCCTGTAGCATAAAAACGTCTTACAAAAGCCGATGAAACGAAAGGTGcataaaaagtgcaaaaagtTATACGATGTAAAAAAGCTTTCCTatagtatttttaataaattaatttaacgaACAATTAATATggagaaatttaaaatgcaaaactcATAATTTTCTAGCAATCAAAGAAAAGCACCCAAGGTTATGATGGCAGTACACCAATAAATGCATACCATACataaactaattaattaaaacaagcgTTATGAGTAGTGCATTTGAAACTCTaacgaaaaaatattagttcttattttctttcttgTTTTTGAAAACCAAGCTCTGGTCCACACGTTAGTCCAACTTAAATGGAACAATcaatccaaatttttttttaatccataTGAATGTGATTCTGTTGATCTTGATTgtaagcatatatatgtatatataaaatagcgCTACCAGAGACGGATATAACAGTTATATTAGACATGGAATCGCTTAAGATTAATCGATATGATTTCAGGCAAAAAATTAATGTCTTATTGATGTACCCATCacgtcttaaaaaatatatcatttatGAATAGTAAAGAAAcccaaaaagcaaaacaataaaactatatacccTTCAACATCATATTCGAGATCACGTACTCCGCTGAAAGGTAGAAAGTAGAGACAAACGTGTGTACTTCAATATTCCCTtagttttgcaaataaaaattaaaaaaaaaaattaattgaagcaAAATAATGCAAACACAAAGGCACATGCGATAATTAACGAAATGCAGTAGGAATTGCCCATTATTAGAGAAGAAAAACATTAAGTAAGAGTAcgttaagtattaaaaaaaacttaagatGCAATAAATAATCATCCTTCATAAAGAAGAAAGCTTGTCTACAGTTCTAAGAGTAATCGAACAGGTAATGGAAAGAACGAAAAACTATGAACATGGACTCTACGCTGTTtcgaacttttttattaatcatTCTCAACAGTTTGTACACctcttttataataataatagacaCCGATATTTGTTTTAACCTTTACAAGAGGAAAATTATCTGCGGTACCAGATCTGAAGAACCCCCCGATCTAGCGCGAACTTTCATTTATCTGTTTACCCTTACTTGTGAGTGATTAATATGAAGTACTATATCATTCAAACACTCTAAGTTATTGGCTTACTTTTATGGTGATAAGCGAGCTTTGAAAGCTCTGTTTAGAGGGTGTAGAGTGTAACGTGTATTcgagtatttttaatatattgaagaCTTTTTGAGATGACTCACAATGCCAATTAGGTAAGTTTGGTAATAACAAATTTTCTAACCttcaaattgtgtgctatcAGTGCAGatacgaaatgaaatgaatattaccaaaaacaaaacaaattgtgAGGAACTAGTGTAGCCACAATACAAAACTCAACTCAAAATTGGTGttaattaaatcaaacaaaagtaaataaaaataaattaatctatTGAACTTAGTACCCATCTACTTCATCTTCGACCTCATCATCATAGCTGTAAAAAAGCAAAGATaaaacatatacttatatatattaacGTATTAATTGAAGAGTTTCAGTCTAAACGAATTAGAATTAAACAAATGCATAGAACGCACGATTTTTCTAAGGAACAAGCCAATATTTTgtacaacaacagaaaatagCACTAATGGTAAAAGATAAGggtcaatttaaaatttgcagGGTACAACACATGCCGTCACATCAATTACGTGCACACAAACAATTCTATACTAGGTGAACATTTTGCAGTCAAATCAGCAAATGTCGTAGCATTCTTCTATCAGTGGGCAATAAATTTCGCAAACTTTCattcataatttaatttgttttaatttaactttgtaAACAACCACATACCTGCCACTGGCGATATCGACACACTCCTTCCAGCGCGCCTCCTGCTCCTGACGGCCCGACAAAGCGGTCGCGTATTGCAGTTGACGCTTGCGGAATTGCTCCGAGAGGAAAACGATCGAAAAGGCGTGTATACGCCACATCATGTAGTTGGCAATCACACGATTGGGTGTGCGCTCCAATAGTGGGCCTAACTCTTCAAAGAAACTGGGTACCGAAAGATTCACTGGCTCATCTTCGTTCACATTGATTTTTTCCGGCAGCAAAGCGTTGACATAGTCCACCCACTGCACATAGGGATAAGCTTCCTGCAGTTGCTTCAATGTGCGTATGTTGTAGAGATCGTTGGTGTTGCGGCGCTTCTCAGCTGGCCAGGAAATCTAAcggtaaaacaatttaatttaatttaatcttaaCAAGTCTTCGAATAGACAACTCACATTGGCCAAAGCCATTTCGAAATCGAGCGATTCTCGTAATTCACGCTTCGCTACATCCTTATCAGCACCAAAAAGCACAGCCATATCGACCATATAGTCATAGTAGGAGCTCACCAATGTCTCGTTGAAACCTTTGACTAGATATTCGCGACTCAAGCCAATAGCCGATTGATCAAACTGTATtggtaaaaagaaaatttctgaAGTAAAGCAAACTGTAGTAAccacaaaaaagcaaaatggaCTCACATCAATAATGCGAACTGTACTGTTCTTCAAATCAACACTGACTGAAAAGTCAATAATATAGTCCATGCTAAAGCCCATTTTACGGAACTTCTTTACAGTCTCCTGCCAAGTCCAGCTGTTGTCCGCGTTCCATGAGTCGCCCTCAATTACCGGCCAGCCGCCGAGTTTTTTGGCAATGTCTGCAATGGGCTTGGAATCCAGCTCCTCAATCAGTGCTGTAATTGGCGAAATtaatcttcaatattttttcaaaacattaaaaCCAGAACTCACATTTGTTCATGCATGCCTTGTACAGCGCGTTCGGTAGCTGGTAGTGTTTGGGCTCCGTGGCTGGTCGTTCCTCGGTAATAATCTCCTTCAGCTGTTCGTGTAATTTATCCGAGATCACAGAGAACGTATTCAAGGAATCCTTGTCATCGGGTATTAGATTCTCTTCAATGTAAGTACCGCAAACAAACTGATAGAAATCATCGCAAGGTTCGACTTCCGGCTTCATTTTGCTCAGCACCGCCGACGAGGTATGTATGCATTCGGCTGAGAGGCAGACATCTTCCTTTGGCATCTTCTGTGGTGGCATAAAGACCTCATTGTCCGTGTTGCGAGTGGAGCCTTGCAGCGCCTCTGGTGGATTGGTAGTGGCTTTGAGCTCTATCGGAAGAAAGCGATTAATGAAATTTCGAAGGTTCTTACTTAATATGAACAGGTAGGTAAGTATAAGTTAGTATTTGGATATCTCACAATATGCTTCGTTTAACTCACCTTCTACCAAACGGTTAGAGAGTATTACCGAAACTAGTCCAATAACCAGACCAACAACTGCGATCAACGCAATAATACTGATCAATACCAGGCATCGTTCCAACGTGGTCCGTCTACGCCACCAATTCGGATTTCTAGAAGACGGGAAAAACgggaaaatgtttaaattagtattttaattaaatttaaaaaaatatgtgaataataGTAAGAAATTAACTCAAACTACTTTCTTGGAGATGAATTTCTACAACTTTACAAGAGGAGAAAATACTACCTTGAAAATGTTTCGTCTGCATTGTCAGCTTCCCTGCCGTCAACAATTCAAGTTTATCacatatatacttttgtatgtgtgtgtatatgctaTTTTTAAGTATTGACCATGatctcgtttttttttcataggAAAGCTTAATATGGAATAAGGGTGTGTGGCCATAAGTAGGAAGTCAAGTCGATTCACGTGCGGATATCTAATTTATGCGGCGACAAATTAACTCCAGCTGTGGCCGGAAAAGAAGAATTTACAttgcaaataaagcaaaatggGACATGTGTTTACAAAACAtcgacaaaacaacaacaaatgactaGTTTAAACGTAGACGCCATTTTCAACAATTCGAAAATTTATCAATAGTAATAAAGAATTTATACCCTTCACACGCAAAACAATCAACTACCATTACTAATAATTTGTGAGTTTCCACGCTAGAGCAACCAATCCTTTTCTACGATATGTTTTATTATGTTTCTCTAGCATCAGAtcagaataattattttttatccaatctcgacatttatatatttcaaaacgtTGTTTTTGAATCATATTACATTACGACAACATGCAATTTCATTTGGTGCAGTAATATCTGTgaaatttacttacatatattccaTGTTAAACCTATTCTATATATTCTTCCAAGAAGTCTCATACAGTTTTCTTATAAAGtttctatataaaa
This genomic interval carries:
- the LOC105221590 gene encoding kelch-like protein 2, coding for MSSSGGGGNGGTGRLAAAKSLQNEHAETLLVQLNEFRKSEQYIDISLICGDLRIMAHRNILAAASPYFQAMFGGNFPESSQREVHIHEMDPRCLELAVDFIYTGHLNNYVDCVQQLLETAAFLQLEHLMDLCTEYMCAQLDADNCLGFKHFAEKQNNFTLLDSACQYIITHFKEVVQSEEFLDMSYSELSNILANDALYVHSDDAVLCGLTRWAEHRPTERAVHLAPLLRYIHPACVTSEVARSLSVLKQSADSQSWLRDVLHSADSMEWHIFMLDKMGRKPDLQRFNLSFDEATQLQPLPRPAFAVSLTAHKNILYAQGGSVGRSTRECFYYNIYRDQWHELHPLLMERSHHRSVILNGCLYALGGNTLQGATCSVECLNLVTNKATFRENMLAKRNAMGAVVCDNTLYVMGGETDHRSLFSVERYDPRVGQWQEMPAMREVNSYCSSAAIGSNIYCCEGLGSCMERFDLRANRWDVINFWEEREFYEIFVVDNKLYSVSGEAIARYDEMENKWLCEYKFAESREWDTATGLQMVNYLRL